The Microcystis panniformis FACHB-1757 region CCCGGTTAAATCAGCACCAGTTAAGTCCACATCTTCTAAAATTGCCCCGCGCAAATCAGCATAACTGAGATCCGCACCCCGGAAACTGGCCCCGGTGAGATCGGTGATAAATCCGTCTCTTTCGGGACTAGCACGAAAATTAACCCGGCAAAGTCGGCAATTAGCCAAATTAGCTCGATATAACAGGGAGCCGCTCAGATTAGCATAGTTGAGATCGGCTCCGCAAAAGTTAGTTTTGCCTAAGTCCGTGCGTTGGTCGGAAGTGGAGCGAAAATCGGCATCGATTAATAGGGCCTGCTGGAGATTAGCACTGTTGAGATTAACACCGTTTAAGACGGCTTTGGTTAAATAAGTGGCTTCTAAATTGGCTTCGATCAGATTAGCCCCGCTTAAGTCCGCATCTCGTAAACAAGCTCGATAAAAGTCCACTTGACTTAAATCTGCTCCCCAGAGAATCGCCTCACTTAAATCCGCTTCTCTCAGCATCGATCGCGCGAGGCGTATTTTTCCTAACCGGGCCTGTCGCAAATCTGCACGGCAAAAATTGACTCCTGGGAGGGAAATATTAGTTAAGTCGCCTTCCCGCAAATTAATCCCCCCAAAATCTCTTTCTCCCTCCCGATAACGTTGACAAAGTTCTTCTACGAGCATGGAAATTTTTCCTTATCATAATTGAGGCAAAATGTCAAGGATTTGGTGATTTTTATTTAGGGAGATGGAAAGCTGGCAGACTCTCGAATTCTCTGGCCCGTTGACGCATTTGCTGACTAATGCGATCGCAAACCACCTGACAGAGATCATAGATCACAGGGTCGGTAATTTGATAGTAAACGCTGACTCCTTGGGGTTGTCGCGAGATAATTCCCGCTTGGGTTAAAGCTTTCAGGTGTTTGGAGAGATTAGCCTGACCTAGTCCGGTCGCTTCAGCGATTTCTTTACCATTCATCGCGCCTAATTGCAAGCAACTGAGAATCTGTAGGCGACTGACTTCCGACAGGACTTTGAAATAGTCCGCCACCGAAGCGAGGACGAGGCTAGAGGTTTGGGGGGAGAAACTGTCTAACATGGGTAGGTAATAAAGTGACCAGTTAAAAAGGCTGACAATAGGTGATCGTTTAAAACTTTATAACTATTGACTACTATAGTTTAACTGGAAAGGTAACTAGAGTCTAGTCGGCAAACTCGATCGAGATTGGGTTATTCAGGAATCTACTGCTGCAAGAGTGCCGTCTAACTCCACCAACAGACTTTTTATCGCAAACCCTAACTATCACCGAGCATGGTAGTGATTAAGTTCCGGACAGTAGTGCTAGGATGGTTCTCTAAATTGCTTGGTAAAGCCCATTCTGAGTCAAGATAGGACATCTTCAGTAAATCTCTCACTTGTTTTGATTTAGCTTGTCCTGTACTTTGGGCAACCCCAAAAGCCTGATAAAGTTCTGTGGCCGAAATGTGGGGATTTTGAGTAGGATCGAAGAGAAAATTGACCATTCCTAGGGCGTGAGTAATGCCGGCAGCCCAGGAATTAGCCTTACCTTTTTCTAGGGGAGAGGGACGCTTACGAGCTAAAGTTGCGGTTAATTGGCGAATAAGTTGGGCGTATTCTTCATTAAGATATTGAGCGGCAAATTTATCGGTAATAGCGGTAATTTCTTGATATTTGGCCTGCATTGCCTTGGGAACATTTTCCGATTTAGGAACAGCTGGGGGCGTTTTTTTCGATGTTGCTGCCGCTTGCTGTTTGGCGCGTTGTTCAGCATTATATGTTTCTTGAAAAGCTGTTAAACCCTCCTGACTGGTGATATCAAAACCCTGCTGATGCGCTTGTAACAGGAGATTTTTCATAAAACCGCCACTGCTGGGATTGTTCATCAGTTGACCAAAGCGATCTCCTAATTGCTCTAAATATTTAATAATAGCCTTAGCCTGAGTTAATTTATATTCTCGTCCCAAAAATTGCCAAAAACTAATTAATTCAGGGATAGCATCTTCGGTTTCCGTCGGATCGAGGACAGTAATTTTGCGTGGTAAAATCTTCTCCATTAAGATCTGCACATCTGCCTTAGTCATGGTAGCCAGGGTATACCCTTCATAGAGATAGCCCAACTCGACAAAGGTAGCAATCCAACCACAACCTTCTTGTTTTTCTTGATAATAGGCTTCTCCCTCTGGCGAATTGATATATTCTTCGATCGCTCCAGTAATATAATCTTCTAATAAGGGTTCGGCTTCATCGTAGTCTAAATTATCTAATTGTCGGATATTAAAAGTCATAACTGTAGGTTTTCCTCCCAGGCTTTCCCTTAATTTTAGGAGATTAGCTGACCGACAGCCAAACTGACGCTAAAATAGTCTTTGCTGTCTGGGGTTGTTGCTTGCTCCTGACGGTGGTTGTAACCGGTAACTGAACATGACTTCGATTCGTCAACTGCATCAACAACTCGTCAATAAAGAAAAAACAGCCGTCGAAATCGCCACAGAATTTCTCGCTCGTATTCAAGCGATCGAACCACAAGTAAAAAGCTTTCTCCATTTAACCCCGGATTTAGCCCTCGCACAAGCCCAAAAAGTGGACGAGAAAATCGCCAGAGGTGAATCTCTGCATCCCTTGGCAGGTATTCCCATCGCATTAAAAGATAATCTCTGCACCAAGGGTATCCCCACCACCTGCGCTTCTCGGATTTTAGAGAATTTTGTCCCCCCCTACGAGTCCACCGTTACCCAAAAATTACGGGATTTAGGGGCAGTTATCGTCGGTAAAACCAATTTAGACGAGTTTGCCATGGGGAGTTCCACAGAAAACTCCGGTTATCAAGTTACTGCTAATCCTTGGGACTTATCCCGGGTGCCGGGAGGCTCTTCGGGGGGTTCGGCTGCGGCTGTGGCCGCTCAAGAATGCGTGGTCGCCCTAGGCTCGGATACCGGTGGCTCAATTCGTCAACCGGCTTCGTTTTGTGGCGTTGTTGGGCTAAAACCGACCTATGGCTTGGTTTCTCGCTTTGGTTTGGTGGCTTACGCTTCTTCTCTCGATCAGATTGGTCCCTTTGGTCGTACCGTAGAAGATGCGGCGATTTTATTACAAGCGATCGCAGGTTACGATCCCCAAGATTCTACCAGTCTCAATCTGCCGATTCCCGACTATAGCCAATTCCTGAAAACCAGTTTAAAAGGGCTAAAAATTGGCGTAATTAAGGAAACTTTCGGGGAAGGTTTGGATCAGGTGGTTGCCGAGGCAGTTAATCAAGCTTTAGAGCAGTTAAAGGCCCTCGGTGCCACAATTAAAGAGATTTCCTGTCCCCGTTTCCGTTACGGATTGCCCACCTACTACATTATCGCCCCCTCGGAAGCATCGGCGAATTTAGCCCGTTACGATGGGGTTAAATACGGTATTCGGGAAGATGCCGATAGTTTGATTGATATGTACACTAAGACTCGCGCTCAGGGTTTTGGTGCGGAAGTCAAGCGCCGGATTATGTTGGGAACCTACACCCTCTCGGCGGGTTATTATGATGCTTATTACCTCAAAGCACAAAAGGTGAGGACTTTGATCAAAGAGGATTTCGATCGAGCTTTTCAATCGGTAGATGTGTTAGTTTCTCCCACTTCACCGACCACAGCTTTTAAAGCTGGGGAAAAAACTGCGGACCCTCTGAGTATGTATTTATCGGATTTAATGACTATTCCCGTCAATTTAGCTGGTTTACCCGGGTTAAGTCTTCCCTGCGGTTTTGATGGGCAAGGTTTGCCGATCGGGTTACAATTAGTGGGTAATGTGCTGCGCGAAGATCAATTATTTCACGTCGCGCACGCCTACGAACAGGCCACCGATTGGCACAAACGTCAACCATCTTTTACAA contains the following coding sequences:
- the hetL gene encoding heterocyst differentiation pentapeptide repeat protein HetL, translated to MLVEELCQRYREGERDFGGINLREGDLTNISLPGVNFCRADLRQARLGKIRLARSMLREADLSEAILWGADLSQVDFYRACLRDADLSGANLIEANLEATYLTKAVLNGVNLNSANLQQALLIDADFRSTSDQRTDLGKTNFCGADLNYANLSGSLLYRANLANCRLCRVNFRASPERDGFITDLTGASFRGADLSYADLRGAILEDVDLTGADLTGTLF
- a CDS encoding ArsR/SmtB family transcription factor gives rise to the protein MLDSFSPQTSSLVLASVADYFKVLSEVSRLQILSCLQLGAMNGKEIAEATGLGQANLSKHLKALTQAGIISRQPQGVSVYYQITDPVIYDLCQVVCDRISQQMRQRAREFESLPAFHLPK
- a CDS encoding DUF6398 domain-containing protein; this translates as MTFNIRQLDNLDYDEAEPLLEDYITGAIEEYINSPEGEAYYQEKQEGCGWIATFVELGYLYEGYTLATMTKADVQILMEKILPRKITVLDPTETEDAIPELISFWQFLGREYKLTQAKAIIKYLEQLGDRFGQLMNNPSSGGFMKNLLLQAHQQGFDITSQEGLTAFQETYNAEQRAKQQAAATSKKTPPAVPKSENVPKAMQAKYQEITAITDKFAAQYLNEEYAQLIRQLTATLARKRPSPLEKGKANSWAAGITHALGMVNFLFDPTQNPHISATELYQAFGVAQSTGQAKSKQVRDLLKMSYLDSEWALPSNLENHPSTTVRNLITTMLGDS
- the gatA gene encoding Asp-tRNA(Asn)/Glu-tRNA(Gln) amidotransferase subunit GatA, with product MTSIRQLHQQLVNKEKTAVEIATEFLARIQAIEPQVKSFLHLTPDLALAQAQKVDEKIARGESLHPLAGIPIALKDNLCTKGIPTTCASRILENFVPPYESTVTQKLRDLGAVIVGKTNLDEFAMGSSTENSGYQVTANPWDLSRVPGGSSGGSAAAVAAQECVVALGSDTGGSIRQPASFCGVVGLKPTYGLVSRFGLVAYASSLDQIGPFGRTVEDAAILLQAIAGYDPQDSTSLNLPIPDYSQFLKTSLKGLKIGVIKETFGEGLDQVVAEAVNQALEQLKALGATIKEISCPRFRYGLPTYYIIAPSEASANLARYDGVKYGIREDADSLIDMYTKTRAQGFGAEVKRRIMLGTYTLSAGYYDAYYLKAQKVRTLIKEDFDRAFQSVDVLVSPTSPTTAFKAGEKTADPLSMYLSDLMTIPVNLAGLPGLSLPCGFDGQGLPIGLQLVGNVLREDQLFHVAHAYEQATDWHKRQPSFTN